GCCGAGATCGAGAACGCCGCACATGCCGTCAAACGCGCCGCGACGCAGGTTCGTGCCGCGCTGGCCGAAGCCCACGGTCCTAGCTGACCGTTATCCCGTTTACCACTTCGTTAGAGCAATCGCATTGGACACAGAGAGGTCCCGAATGTCAGACAGCCGGCTTGGGGAAGCCGCCCATTTTGCCTTCGCGCGACACGAAACGTTCGCGCCCCGCTTCGGCTGGCTGCACAAGGCGTACATGCAGGTCAAACGCGACCAGGGTGCGTTTCTCGCGGACGACGCGCCGGTGTTGTTCGGCGTGGGCAAGAACATGGTCAACGCCATGCGCTACTGGTCGCGTGCGTTCAAGCTGACCCGCGAGCACTCGCCCGCGCAGCGCACACAGGCCAAGTTCTCCTATCCCACCTGGGAGGCCCGCTGGCTCCTCGACGAGGACGGAGCGGACCCGTATCTGGAGGAGAATGGCAGTCTGTGGCTGCTGCACTGGTGGCTGGTCTCTTCCCGCCCCGGGGCCAAGAGCCACGCGCCGGCCTGGTATACGGCCTTCCACCTGGCGCCGTTCTCCCGGTTTACGACCGCGGACATGACGCAGGTGGTCACCCGGCATGTGAACTTCTCCTACGACAAGAGCCCGGAAGAGGCGTCGATCGTCCGGGACATCGACTGCATCACCAAGATGTATGCGCGCAGCGCCCCGGAGAAGGCCGGCTCGCCGGGCAGCTACGAGGACCTGCTCGCCTGCCCCTTCCGTGACCTTGACCTGCTCACCTTCGTCGGGACGCGCGGCAAGCCCGAGTGGCAGTTCACCAGCGGGCACCGCACCTCGCTGCCCGCCCGGGTCCTGGCCTACGCCTGCCTGGACTACGCTGCCAAGTTCTCCCGCCAGGCCAACTCGATCTCCGTGGCCCGCCTCGCCAACGAGCCGGGCTCCCCTGGGCGCGCTTTCCGTGTTCGGGAGAACGAGATCGTCGTGGCGCTGCAGAAGATCGCCGCGGACCACCCGCAGCTCAACCTGACCGAGGCCGTGGGACAGCGCAGCCTCGCCTTCACGGCCGACCCTTTCGAGCTGGCCTGGGAAGTGCTGGACGAGCAGTACGACTTCGTCACCCGCCGTCCAGGCTTCCCCACCCGCGGGGAGTGGGCTGCCAAGTTTCCCGAGCTCGCCAAGGCCGAGCAGAAGGAACTCGCCACGAAGGCCACGGACGCCACCGAGGCGGCCGACACCACCGAGATGCTCTTTGCTGAGGAGACCGCGTGACCACCGCAACCCCCACGCGGACCCCGAGCAGCCCGGCGAGCTCCGCCCCGCAGTTCCCCGCCGGCATCGAACTTGTCGGCTCCCAGATGCGCTCGACCAACCTTGAGCGCGATGTCGAGGACGCCCTGCACGACCCCTACGTCGGCGCCCGGGCCGTCGATGTTCTGGAGCGCATCGCGAGCGCCCTGGCCGACCAACGCCGTACCCGCGCGTGGTCGTTCACCGGCCCCTACGGCTCCGGCAAGTCCACTCTGTCCAACATCATCGACGCTCTGCTGGGCCGGGATGCCAAGCGGCGCAGCGAGGCCGAGCGCATCCTCGAAGAGGCCAGCCCCGCGCTCGCCCAACGCCTTGCCGCCGCACGCGACGCCATCGCACCCGAGGGATTTCTCGGCGGCGTGGCCACCGCGCGCCGCGAACCCGTCGTCGCCACGCTCTCCCGCGCCCTGCACACCGCGGCGGCGCGACGCTGGGGTAAGCGTGTCCCGAGGGCCATCGCCGCCGCCCTGCAGGCGTGCGCCGACCCGGACCGCGCCGGGGCCAAGGAGATTCTCGGCGCCGTCACGGCTCTGACCGCAGACGGTCAGCAGCCTCTGCTCCTCGTCATCGACGAGTTCGGCAAGACGCTGGAACACCTCGCCGGTCACAACGAGTTCGCTGACGCCCAGCACGACCTGTTCCTGCTGCAGGAACTCGCGGAGAAGGCGGCTGGCCCCAACGGGCTGCCCGTCTACCTGATGACCTTGCAGCACCTGTCGTTCATGGACTACGCCTCACGGTCCAGCGAACTCAAGACCCGGGAATGGGCCAAGATCCAGGGGCGTTTCGAAGACATCACCTTCGTCCCCCACCACGGCGACTCCCTGCACCTGCTGCGCCGCCGCCTCGACCGCTCGGCTGTCAACTCGGCGGGGCAGGCCCTGATCGCCGCGTCGGCCGAGGCGTCCGCGGACATCTGGACACAGCACGGGCTCGGTGTTCTGGCCGAACTCGGCCCCGCCCACTTCGCGGACCTCTACCCGCTGCACCCGATCACGGCCCTGGCCGCGCCGATCCTTGCCGCTCAGATCGGCCAGCACGACCGCAGCCTGTCGGGCTTCCTCAACAGCGGCGAGCCCAACACCGTCCACCACTCGCTGGCAAGGCACAGCAACCGGGAGGCGGAGCACGCCAGCACGGTGCGACTGCCGCAGCTGTGGGATTACTTCCTCAACTCCGGGCGCACCACCCTGCTCGCCTCCGCCAACGCGAGCCGGTGGATCGAGGTCGACTCGCGTATCCGGGACGCCAACGGCCTCGCGGATGCCGACCAGGACGTGCTGAAGACTATCGGCGTCCTCAACCTGATCGACTCCGACGGGGCGCTCAGCGCCACCGCGCCGATGATTCACTTCGCGCTCCACGACCCCACCGACGTGGCCGACCCCGACGCTTTCACGGCGCTCGAAGAGCGGCTCGCCGACCTCGTCAGCCGGGGCTTTGTGGTCCACCGCGAGTTCAGCGGTGAATACCGAGTCTGGCAGGGCACGGACGTCGACATCGACGGCCGGCTCAAGGAAATCATCAGCCGTTTCGATGATGCCTCGGTCATCAACCGGCTCGGCAGCCTCGTCCCGCAGGCATTCGTGGCCGGCCGCCACAGCCAGGTCACCGGCATGATGCGTGTGTTCTACACCGCGGTCAGCGGCCCGGAGACCAAGTCCGTCGCCGCTCCGGACGAGCTGAAGGAGCCTGCCGACGGCCTCGTCGTCTTCCACCTCGGCACCGACGCTGACCGGCCCACTGTCCACTCGCCCCTGCCGGTACTCGTCGGCACCACCCCCAACCCCGACGTGGTACTCAGCACGGCCACCTACCTCGTCGCGCTGAAGGAACTCAGCACCGAGCAGGACATCGACCACGTCGCCCGGCGGGAAGTCATCGAGCGGCTCGTGCAGGCCGAGGCCGAGCTGCTGGAACTCCTGCAGGACGCCTTCTACCCACCGTCCTCCGAAGCGTCCTGGAGCCTGTGGCACACCGGAATCGCCCCCGGCGAAGAACCCGCTGCATCCGGCCTGACGGCCCGCAGCCTGAGCGGCTTGGTGTCCCTCGCCTGCGAGTCGGTGTACCCGCACACCCCGCACATCCGCAACGAGATGCTCGGCCGCCACGTCCTGACTAGCCAGGCCGCCCAGGCCCGCGGCGTACTGCTGACGGCCATGCTCTCCGCCTCGGGCGAGGAGAACCTCGGCCTCATCGGGTACAAGGCCGAACGGGCCATCTACAGCGGTGTCCTGGCCTACCTCGGCCTGCACCGCGAAAACGGGGTAGCCCAGGCCGAGAGCCAGCAAGAGAGCCTGCTCCCGTACGGCTTCTCCCCGCCCGGCGAGGGACACGAGCACGCCCAGCCCGCCTGGAACGCCCTCAACGAAGTACTGACCAGTGCCACCGAGCGGGTCAGCGTCGAAGAGATCATCCGTGTCCTGATGAGCCCACCGTTCGGACTCAAGGCCGGCGTGATCCCGGTCTTCCTGATCCCCGCCCTGGTCATCCGCCGCCACGACATCGCCCTGTTCGAAGAAGGCACCTACCTTCCCCGGCTGACCATCGACGTGGTCGAGCGACTCGTCAAGGGCCCGGCACGCTTCTCGGTGAAGTACACGCCAGCCGGAGGCGGCCAGCGCGGCAGCATCATCAAGAGGCTGATGGTCTCGCTCGGCGTCGAGGCACCGCGCTCCAAGGCCCTGCGCAACCCCGACCTCCTCTCCGTAGCCAGCGCCCTGATCGTGCGTGTGGCCGACCTGCACAAGTACGCCCGCACCACCAAGAACATCTCCGCCGACGCCCGCACCGTGCGCACTACGATCGCCAGTGCCCTGGATCCCGACGATCTGATCTTCCATGCGCTGCCGAAGGCGCTCGGTCTGCCCGAGATCCCGGCCCGCACCCGCGCCGACACGGAAGCGGCGAACACCTACGTCGAACGACTCACCGCGGCGGCCGACGAACTCGTGGCCATCGACAGCAAGCTGCGGGCCGAAGTAGTCAGTGTCCTCGCCCAGGAGTTCCGCCTGCCGGCCGAACTGCCGGAGCTGCGCGCACAACTCGCTGCCCGGCTTCGCGGCTTCGCCGGCGCGGTACTGACTCCGGAACTGCGCGGCTTTGTCGACTTCGTCCTCAGCGACAGCCTTGAGGACGACGACTGGCTCGAGCCCATCGTCGTGCGCCTGACCAACTCGGCCCTCGGTGACTGGGACGACCACGAGGCCAAGGTCTTCCCGCAGAAGGCCCGGTCGATGGCTGCGGCCCTCGACCGGGTCGGGCACCTGCACCACGCCGGGAACGACGTCCGAGGGCGGGAAGAGAAACTCGACGCGCAGTTGTTGACCTTGACTGACAGCGCCGGCGTGGAACAACGCACCCTGATCTACGTGCCGGAACAGGCCCGCACCGAGGCCAACAGCCTCGCGGCCGACGTCCTGAAGCAGGCCGAAAAGGCTCTCGGACCGGACGGAGCGAGGATCCTGCTCGCGGCCCTTGCCCAGCGCGTGACCGATGCCGCGACAGCGGCGAGTGAAAGGAAGGCACAGGGATGACCGACGGAGCCGACACCCAGAAGGTCCGGCACGTTCTCGGAATCTCCGGCGGAAAGGACTCCTCAGCGCTCGCCGTCTACATGCGCAACCGAGTCCCGGAGATGGAGTACTTCTTCTGCGACACCGGCGCCGAACTCCCGGAAACCTACGAGTACCTCAACCGGCTTGAGGCCGCCCTCGGCAAGTCCATCGTGCGACTGAACGCCGACCGCGACTTCGACCACTGGATGGAGGTCTACCAGGGCACCCTGCCCAGCCCCCAGATGCGCTGGTGCACCAAGAACCTCAAGATCAAGCCCCTGGAAGACTGGGTCGGCGACGACAAGGTCATCTCCTACGTCGCCATCCGGGCCGACGAGAACCGCATCGGCTACGTCAGCACCAAGCCGAACATCGATGCCGTCTTTCCCTTCCGAGAGGAAGGCATCGACAAGGAAGGCGTCATGCGCATCCTCGACGAGGCAGGCATCGGCCTGCCCGGCTACTACGAGTGGCGCACTCGCTCGGGATGCTACTTCTGCTTCTTCCAGCGCAAGCACGAGTGGGTCGGCCTCAAGGAACGCCACCCCGACCTGTACGCCAAGGCCGTGGAGTACGAGGACAAGGTCCGGTACCGACACACCGCCATGAAGGGCCGCAACTACACCTGGTCGCAAGGCGAGTCGCTCCCGGAGCTCATAGAGCGCAAGGACGAGATCGAGGCCAAGCACCAGGCGGCCCTTGAGCGCGCGGCCAAGCGCATCAAGCCCAACCGCCCCCTGCTGGAAGTTCTCTCCGACGCTCTCGACTCCGACGATGACGAGGCCGGCTGCTCCGTCTGCCACCTCTGACGCGAAACCACACACACAGCGGCCCCAGCAGCACGAGCTGGGGCCGCTGTTGCTTTCCTGACTTCCGATCGAGCTCGTCTCGCTTGCGGTTGTGGCCTTGCCCAGACTCTGTCTCAGACCTCGTGAAGGAGCGCAGCGCACTTGCCCACGACAAGTCGAGGTACTTCGCGATGGCGTGACGCAACGTCACATGTGGGG
The Streptomyces sp. NBC_01723 genome window above contains:
- a CDS encoding DUF4007 family protein; this encodes MSDSRLGEAAHFAFARHETFAPRFGWLHKAYMQVKRDQGAFLADDAPVLFGVGKNMVNAMRYWSRAFKLTREHSPAQRTQAKFSYPTWEARWLLDEDGADPYLEENGSLWLLHWWLVSSRPGAKSHAPAWYTAFHLAPFSRFTTADMTQVVTRHVNFSYDKSPEEASIVRDIDCITKMYARSAPEKAGSPGSYEDLLACPFRDLDLLTFVGTRGKPEWQFTSGHRTSLPARVLAYACLDYAAKFSRQANSISVARLANEPGSPGRAFRVRENEIVVALQKIAADHPQLNLTEAVGQRSLAFTADPFELAWEVLDEQYDFVTRRPGFPTRGEWAAKFPELAKAEQKELATKATDATEAADTTEMLFAEETA
- a CDS encoding phosphoadenosine phosphosulfate reductase family protein, with amino-acid sequence MTDGADTQKVRHVLGISGGKDSSALAVYMRNRVPEMEYFFCDTGAELPETYEYLNRLEAALGKSIVRLNADRDFDHWMEVYQGTLPSPQMRWCTKNLKIKPLEDWVGDDKVISYVAIRADENRIGYVSTKPNIDAVFPFREEGIDKEGVMRILDEAGIGLPGYYEWRTRSGCYFCFFQRKHEWVGLKERHPDLYAKAVEYEDKVRYRHTAMKGRNYTWSQGESLPELIERKDEIEAKHQAALERAAKRIKPNRPLLEVLSDALDSDDDEAGCSVCHL
- a CDS encoding ATP-binding protein; this translates as MTTATPTRTPSSPASSAPQFPAGIELVGSQMRSTNLERDVEDALHDPYVGARAVDVLERIASALADQRRTRAWSFTGPYGSGKSTLSNIIDALLGRDAKRRSEAERILEEASPALAQRLAAARDAIAPEGFLGGVATARREPVVATLSRALHTAAARRWGKRVPRAIAAALQACADPDRAGAKEILGAVTALTADGQQPLLLVIDEFGKTLEHLAGHNEFADAQHDLFLLQELAEKAAGPNGLPVYLMTLQHLSFMDYASRSSELKTREWAKIQGRFEDITFVPHHGDSLHLLRRRLDRSAVNSAGQALIAASAEASADIWTQHGLGVLAELGPAHFADLYPLHPITALAAPILAAQIGQHDRSLSGFLNSGEPNTVHHSLARHSNREAEHASTVRLPQLWDYFLNSGRTTLLASANASRWIEVDSRIRDANGLADADQDVLKTIGVLNLIDSDGALSATAPMIHFALHDPTDVADPDAFTALEERLADLVSRGFVVHREFSGEYRVWQGTDVDIDGRLKEIISRFDDASVINRLGSLVPQAFVAGRHSQVTGMMRVFYTAVSGPETKSVAAPDELKEPADGLVVFHLGTDADRPTVHSPLPVLVGTTPNPDVVLSTATYLVALKELSTEQDIDHVARREVIERLVQAEAELLELLQDAFYPPSSEASWSLWHTGIAPGEEPAASGLTARSLSGLVSLACESVYPHTPHIRNEMLGRHVLTSQAAQARGVLLTAMLSASGEENLGLIGYKAERAIYSGVLAYLGLHRENGVAQAESQQESLLPYGFSPPGEGHEHAQPAWNALNEVLTSATERVSVEEIIRVLMSPPFGLKAGVIPVFLIPALVIRRHDIALFEEGTYLPRLTIDVVERLVKGPARFSVKYTPAGGGQRGSIIKRLMVSLGVEAPRSKALRNPDLLSVASALIVRVADLHKYARTTKNISADARTVRTTIASALDPDDLIFHALPKALGLPEIPARTRADTEAANTYVERLTAAADELVAIDSKLRAEVVSVLAQEFRLPAELPELRAQLAARLRGFAGAVLTPELRGFVDFVLSDSLEDDDWLEPIVVRLTNSALGDWDDHEAKVFPQKARSMAAALDRVGHLHHAGNDVRGREEKLDAQLLTLTDSAGVEQRTLIYVPEQARTEANSLAADVLKQAEKALGPDGARILLAALAQRVTDAATAASERKAQG